The genomic segment GTAGTACAGTTTTATTGTCATCCTTTTACTCAACCTCTGCATGATAATTATATGAACACAGATTAGAAGTCAAGGCCAGATAAGCCTTTGAGGTTACCTGTGGTTCCTGATGTGTAGATGTACACCGCAGGACTCTTGATGTTAATGCTGGCCCTGAGCTGACGGGACAGGGGCTCGTCTGACTCCATCTGAATTTTGTCAGAGAGGCTTTCGATGCCGTCCACATGACAGTGCTCACGGAGGATAAACACACGGATACCCTGCTGCTTCAAAGTGGGCAGCACCTCCTCTATTGCTCCTTGAAGgtctgagagagagggaggtaaaaaaaaaagaggtgctGATCAGTCATTACAGGGTTATATACGTaaatgtgtgtttaataaacagACTATCATAAGTTTTGATGGTGAAATTAACAAGATTTACCCATGCAACTTTAGCACTGTCCAACCCtcccagttaaaaaaaatagtcagagatacaaacagataCTTCTAAATTAATTAGACAATATGATCACATGATATCAAAAACTGAAAGATATTCAGCACGTTTAAAGTTAAGTTCATTAAAACCAACGCCAAAAGCTTACTGCAGTATTTACACAGCTTACCAGCGCCAGCGATCAGGACTTTGGCTTCACAGCAGGAGAAACAGTGCAGCAGGGATTTGGATCTTatgttgacgttgaggaaggaCGCTGTGCATCCCAGCTTGGACAGTGCGAGCCAGATCCATACAAACCACGGCTCGTTGCCCAAGAAGAGGGCTACCGTGTCCCCCTCCTTGAGGTGGGCATGCGTTAACAGAGCCCTGGCCACTTTGTTGCTTTCTCTGTCGGCTTGGCTGTACGTGTAGGAGCTTTCCTCGTAAACTATGAACTTCTTATGCGGATGCTCCGCCACTTTGTCCAGAAAACGATCTAAAATACTGTAAAACTTTTTCTTGATTCTGCTCAAGCGTATACCGACATAAATGGAAAGAAATGTGTAACTTAAATCTTTCAAAAAATAAGGATTCCGGAAGTAAATCATTAAAGGCAAGACTGCCAACGCGGTGCACAAAATATATGcaagcatttttgtttttaaaaaaaaagacgaaTATGTCAGACCTGCTGCTGGATCCATACAACCACCTTTCAACGGACTCCAGCTGTTGGATAATTTCTGTTTACGCCTCCTGAACTTTGAACGAGTTTCAGAGTTCGAGGGGTTAAAATGGACCGACATAACCCCCCATTGCCTGCTGAGATTTGTGAGTCTCTTTCTtacgtttttcctttttttttttttctttttttggctggggccatcggcccctctggccaacaccagtataCGGTAGGgcaaagtgtcttgcccaaggacacaatgaccagaACAGAaaggccaggacagaaaggccgggAATCGagccggcgaccttccggttacaggtgcgcttcccaaccccccgAGCCACGGTtgcccatatatatatatagtcccATAATATTATTCATAATATTAttattccatgtccctattgccagtcttggcagccggggatcagtccgccagggcccagtccgccagggcctccgctcctggccgccgcccggcacacaatgcacccgacccctatggcgcctcctgctggtggtgggcctgcgggaggatgggcccatgtctcctcttcaggctgtgcccggccgggccccatggactaaggcccggccaccagacacTCGCTTtcgggcaccctccccaggcctggctccaggcgaggcccggtaaccctatcccgggcagggtaaactgttccctcgatgttctcttcataagggtcttctgaattgctctttgtctggtccctcacccaggaccaatttgccatgggaaaccctaccagggggcaaaagcccccagacaacatagcccctgggatccctgggacacacaaacccctccaccacgataaggtagcgattcacggagagaATCCACCCtatctcccttagagatagggtgagaagttcaggcaTCCGGGagaggctcagagtagagccgctgctcctccacatcgaaaggagccagttgaggtggttcgggcatctgacaaggatgcctcctgggcgcctcctgggtgaggtgttccgggcatgtcccaccgggaggaggccccggggcagacccaggacacgctggagagattacatctctcggctggcctgggagcgccttggtgttcccccggatggagctggaggaggtggctggggagagggaggtctgggcttccctGCTTAGGCTACTGCCCCCGCGatccggcctcggataaagcagatgaagatggatggatggatggatggacggatggatattattattatttatgcatCTATAATGTGCAtatgactgaagaagtcacttggatgagtgacataTAATGTGCATAGATTTTCTGAAGACATGGAAATTGAGTACATACaaactgtatatttatttttagaatcaCAATGACACTCAGTATACTGACTGAAAAACTGACCACTATTCaggttttttaattgttgttgtGTGTATTCATTTAAGTGTAGATACTTAGATATCCTGTGTGACAGCAGTCCTACATGGAAACTGATCTACTATTGATGATGCCAAAATTGACTTTATTCCTGAAGTTGGGCTGCAAGCAAAAACAGTTGCATTTAATAAAATTGGATAAACAAAAGATTTAATTTTCTGTAGATTTcttgtaaaataaacaaatacaaagagcagaagctttgaaaaaaaaaaagaagaaaacaaacatttttgacTCATCCTCTTTGTTTTCATCACCCCAGCGCACACACTTTAGGAGCTGCCACTGGAGTCATTttacatgggccagcacagcgCAGTGTCCCTGACGTTCTGACCAAAAAGCCCAAATGTAGCCACAGTGAaaatgccacacacacacacacacacacacacaaatcaccaccgccaacaacaaaaaaaccttaTAACTGATTTAGTTTATGTACAAAAAATACTCACTTTTCTCCATAGCACTCCATTAAGTGTAAAATAAGTATCGGGAACTTCCATCTTTCATGTATGGATATGTGCTGGTGTTCCTCAAGACTGGCAACCAAAGATATCCCCTCAGGTGTACCTCAAGGATGTTaaataattaaagttaaaacatttttaatgttaattttagaATAACTTACTATACTTGTGATGGCTGCAGTTACAGCCACACGGTGGTAATATCTACGGAGCATCAGTGTTACAATAGAGGCTTACACAACACTAcacttacatttttctttcttttaatataGGATTTAATTTACAGGGTAATAAAGAATTGGTTTTGTTTTAGAATTAATTTTCTTATACAATCAAATAATACTGTATTCTAAAATAAGTGTGCACATTTTAGTTTACACTGTTATGTATGTGTGATTtaatctttgtttgtttgttttctgagttACCAGAGCGGCAGCTGCTCCCAGTGCCTTGGTTGATGAGCTAAAAGGTGGAAAGGGGCGGAGCAAGCCTATGTGGAGACCTGCAAATTGGGTCATATCACAATTCTGGATCATGGGGGAAATTGAATTTGTTATGTTAGTTTTAGTTGGGTTTTGTGTGTTCTGCGCCTTTCAATGTTTTTGTTGGCTGACTAGCCACTGTTTAAATTTCCTCTTTGTCTCGTTTAGGTAGGTAGGTTATTTTTTGAGTTAGTAGTATTGTTTGTTGCCAGCTTTTCTGGCAACAAAGAGTTCTGttactttgacctcttttatgaaGATTTTGAATTTTCTGTATAATTTAACCAAGTTTGTTTTAGggtcaaataaataaacttttttttttgcactttaacCTGTGCCTGCCGTTCCTTCACTGCTCGGTCCATCACAATACTCAAAAGTTAGCAAGGATaacatttctcatttttaattttcattaaagTGAATGTACATTGACATAAGTTAAaaacagtgatgggaataacggcgttacaagtaacggcgttactaacggcgttacttttttcagtaacgagtaatctaactaattactattcctatcgttacaacggcgttacagttactaacaaggtaacgcggtccgttactatttttcaacaaacagacgttgaagctgtgttcagtttaccgcatcttatatcagttgcacggaagtagctgtaagtaatctggacactacagctttaagcagctgcgcgctcccgcggatggtaatcacgatcactgtctagcacaacacctggagctaaggaggcaaaacaatcgcatgagtgctgctgtttgactgaggaagaataaagtagtcgtggtaagtcaatcacatgaccacttaaagacaaagcaacaaggtaccagtttttaaattgtgttgataggccacgtaaaaccagatatgataaacaatatatacgcggcgttttttcctcaatagtttcgccacgttagcgctagcaagcactctctgcttatgagcaaaaaaacaaaacaaaaaaaagttttaggagtgacggcgagagaaagagagagagagaaagagagagggagagagagagggagagagagaaagagagagagcaggaaaagagagagagcgagttttgagatgtgagatttgtgacgtttagcgtgtttggagtgtgtagttaatgtgttgtcttgtgtagttagtgtgtagtgttgtggatagttttgtgttgtgtgtcagaacaatgaggcgactgctgtctccaggtagaaacaggagtgatacacctgctgctgtcagacctgcgggtatcaggctgtgatgttctcctttatagtgaacagaaattatgttttttggagtggcacaaataatttgtgtggcatcttattgaagaacagctgattgttctttaaatagtttgaaatggttatttaaaaaaaagggtaaaaggtaaatggatgcaaataactttgttgtttgcaaaacttgtgcataggattttaaaattgacaattaatatttgcatttgaagttatgaaatatgattcattaaacatgtttatggttgttacagtaaaaatataactttttctactgtgattttatgttttttgtctgattttagatcaattctggttatacagtatgtcaaaatgaaaacagaactgtaaattcaggcacgtgaggttgtgctgaaaagaatgataccaaacaaggcaaagtaaatagtttttaaaggtaaaatgtggagagaaaatcaagagtagtaaaaaaatggccaattataccctggaccccagggggttaaacgttctttgtttgttttttttaagtaacgcaatagttacttttccaagtaattaattacttttagaatattgtaactcagttactaactcagttacttttttgaagtagtaactagtaactataattgaattactatttcaaagtaacttgcccaacactggttaaaaaacaaatataagcAAGTGTGATTGCACAGCATGTGTACCCTGGACCGATCATTCAGACAATTAAGCTGGTGACGTTCGTCTGTGAAGTGATGACAGGCTGCTTTCACCCAGCGTCATAGAGTAGCTAGCACTGCCTCCATTTAAGTGAAGAGCAGATTACCTGTATACTGAGCAGGGTCCGAGTGCAGCCAACATTCTCAGCCCCGCCAGGTTAACCCTTTAACAACTTAGCCTTCTGTGTTGACTAAGAACCAAAAGGCTTAATTCCAACGATATTTAGAAGGCAGTAaattagtgttgttgttttttttagttttttttttttgattacaCGTAAACGTTGGAGTGGCGGACCTTAAAGCTCGAGGTCTCAGAATGAGGATCGAAGATGGAGGCTAAATATTGGTAGCGGCAGTATAAATCCTCACGTATGTTGCTGTTGCCATCACGATTTCATTAGTAGCAAGCGAGCTAAGCGCAGGGATGCGCGTGCCTTTTGCGCGGTATAGTGAAGAGGGAAATAAAGGGGGTCAAAGTAGCGCAATCTATctttaaaaaatctaaatggAACGAATTATCATTTCTtttcaattttaaaataaaaagatgctGTTGTCAACATAGAGGTCATTTAAgttaaataatataattaaattaaattaaatagtttaattcttccaaaatatatttttaaaaaaagcatttttaggcaTGTTAATAAAATTTATTACTCTCTGctctttaatacctaaaaaaatcaactggcatggtgtccaattgtgtgccagaattggacatttttgtacaacgtctggatattcatgtcagggctctagactaactatttgacatgggcgcaccggtacgcctaacttaAAAAATTTAagcgtaccggcacaaaagttaggcgcactcaaatttttcaaccgcttcgcttaacaccgcagttttacatgtgcaccttctttgggggggaagtccatacagacaatattcatttctaaattattaactaacaatcttgtgcttaaagtgctttgtcaatattgtagaaaatgttaaacttaatcatcatcttggcctcctctgacgacctgtttgctgttgcatgaaaggcagtggggagaggggacacttgggcagtgcatttattgcagcataaagtgtgttttctggatacagtGCTGCTTtatcagcattcaaagattgatggcaccgtgtcagagctggctatgaatttcagacggatcagtccttaacttaacacaaaagttatcaatagttattttcatcttttcttattacccacagctacatccacttttctcaggcctaggctgctcactagggctgggtatcatcactgatttctataatccattcgattccggttctcaaagtcctgattcgattcagtttagcctcagacagtcagaaatattataattctgatcatttatcagtactgacacttgtgagacttcatcagaattgtgaagatcacagcagatgcctttgtgtcaaagtaactgagaataaaacacagaaaaacatgaaggagattttcctggtctggctttttatagcagataaccttaaaaatattctgcaatattctgcaattttgcataattgtaagaagtttaaatttcttcagtattgaacagcagaaattaggctttcttgtcggacgtcatttacatgaaaaaagaaaaagacagcgctgtaaacaacggtagactggtgggtaataaacGAATGAATAatccagaaaacagagatttgagacgggaaactgttcttgaagtacacacagGGAGCTGTGTAGGAAGTGTAATTTTtattgtggtggaagcaaaacagcaaaagtcagagggaattcatgacgacattgatcaaatgtgaagcgcagtttgctgcttctttttggctcggcgaattttggttggacagacaaaacctgcagctcagaatcagcgcaaaaagacggaaacacagcgcggacccgacgcatcagaatcgctaagctccgacagcgtgtccgtctGCGGGCCGTccggtgagaaagccgagaaagacaaagctgattctgatgcgtcgggtcgcactgtgtttacgtctttgtgtggaatccgttaatgaattgatatcgcctTATTaaagctactcacctccctcttcTACCTGCACTTTccactggaccacggccaatcagagaggtcccgcccctgactatctctgattggtttagtccacgataggggcataatgtgtgtctgttgttgaccacatggagagttgcagagatgtttttttgttacccaaacagttggtcgcaccggtgcgaccaaatgttttttttttagtcgcaccacggaaaaatttggtcgcactctagagccctgcatGTATTGACAGGGCTgtagtttttcactgttttactttagaaacataaatctttgcacagatgatgctTATATGTTGGTTACTGGATTTCTGGAACCAAATGTGAGCTgaggcatatttttaaaagggttatatgctgTTCCAGTcacagtaactttgacacagtaatatctgctttaatatttacacctctgattaaATTTCCCAAatgttagctttattttgataccaagattgtaaggacagagtttgtaattgcagagaaataatcaatttaATTTGGGCATtacattttcgagcaggaagctcagaaacacCCTTGGGGCTTAAGAGGTTAAAGCTGTCCAACTATGACTCAACATAGGTTAGTTAGTCAAGCTGTGGAGTGAATTGAAGAACCCGGCACGTTACCAACCCAACTCCCGAGTCATGACTTTTAAACCAATATTTGGTCACAATAACCCAACTTACAAACCTACGGCTTTTACCCAGAAGTTGAGTTATGCACCTtgaatgttttgtgtttgtttagctTTTGAGCCGATGCTGTTCATGATCTTCAAGATGGGAGTCATGATGTGCCCAAATCCGATCACCTTTGCACATAACGCCTGCTGGTGAATGATGCAGTGGTAATGCATATATTTTGGGAACTCTGTGTCACCTTTACAGTGAGCGATGAATCCTGTATGTCAGTCGATAATAGCAGGAGCCCCGTCTGTAGTCACCGATACCAGCTTTTCCaaaagtacttttttttctctgcgaAAAACGCCTTCACCACCCAGGGGTGGATCTACaggggtggcatggggtggcatgtgccaccctaaaatgatctctTGCTACTCCTAGTGCCACCCTAGTTTTGCATGtaacagtgttgtttattaaatcaagatagcattaacactttAAGCCtagtaaaaattaaaattgaatataaattcaaaaaactgaaaatattgcATATATTCAGTTTTTTCGCCCACCACCATTATAAAATGGTTCAGCTCATAGCGCAgaccggtgttgtgccaaaaagtgatcgccTGCCAAAagctgatttccaatgtttgctgtgttttttatgtgtacTATCTTTACGTATGTTTGGaaatagacttcggtgaacagGGTTTAAATTGGGTTAtatataaaattttaaaattacctgtttttcaaatatctttataactctgttttattgtacttacattataaccaatccAGTCCTTTTTGTTCACTTCAAATATGTTTACAGAACTATTGTTACATTTGTTGCAatatctgctgtcctcttgaccagattactcttaaaaaataaatttttaatgtcagtgagattttttttaactggataaataaaggatataaaaGTCAGTGCCAAAAattgattgcagcttctaccttgttacaggaatgttgtttgtggctcaaaatgacttgatatcattcatgagggatacatttgacatatgtttcacatagaccaacaagttatttatggcagtttaaatacaagcaatcagtttttggaaaataccagaaatctgtttttggcagacaatcattttttggcacaacaccagcTTTATTTCGTGTTGTTTTAGTAGCAACCGATGCTTTGtcccagagcacattttgaacaacaccatgggcaTTTCAGATTTCACACAGGTGGTTGGTTGTTACACTCAGGAAATGGAATGAAGGCGAGTGTTATCAATCCACTGGGGTCAGCGAATGTGCCGCACCTACACATCACATGACCGATTTAGGATGaaatagcaacaagctgcagcttGTGATGAAAGTTCTGAATTCAAAATATACAccagtttttacatttaatgacAGGCCACTAAATATatagttatgataaaaaaaagtttggaatatatatatatatgtgaaaaGGACCATTGTTTttactcgctgaaaagtcttcagctaatccaaaatgctgcagcaagagtcctgacagggactagaaagagagagcatatttctcctgtattggcttcccttcattggcttcctgttaaatccagaattgaattcaaaatcctgctcctcacatacaaggtcttaaataatcaggccccatcttatcttaatgaccttgtagtaccatatcaccctattagagcacttcgctctcgctctgcaggcctacttgctgttcctagagtatttaaaagtagaatgggagggagagccttcagttttcaggcccctcttctgtggaaccagcttccagtttggattcgggagacagacactatctctatcTGAACTGTATGTCTTCCTCTCTGTAACAAACACAGCCCCCCCTCCTACGCCACTGGAAACTTCCACTGCTCCTAAACTCCTCTGATGAGCCCAAAATGTACCTCACATCCACACAATAATTCACCTATTGATTGATAAGCAGTTTGCTTCAGCACACAGTCAACCAACACAGTCACCTCTTGACAAACTGATAATCTCCAAATAACAGTGTCAGCGATATGGGATTTACTCatataaaaatcatttttttttaaaagtattttggaCTAAAATgagttgaaatattaaaaaaatgaaatgcatgcCATTGTATGTTTGTATATCCACAATGTAAAGGTTGTTTGTCATAAATCAACACTAATCTTTTTGAGACTGACAATAAAATATCAGCACTGAACTCATTTAAAGCCTGAGTCTTCCTTGTTCAATGCAGTTGAATATCTCCTGAGTCATGGGTATGTAGCCCTTATTGTCTTCCAGGTAAAACAGAGGATCCTTGATGAGAGCAGGGTTAAAACCTTCCTCTGCCAGCTTCGCCTTCATCTGCTTAAAGGTGCTAGTCACCACCAATGCATCCTGCCAGAGAATAATGAAATGGTTACTGGATTATTGCTAAAATATATGCAGATAATTCTTTATGTGATCATTCTTTGAACTTTATTTACCTGTATGCGAACGAAGCGTGGTCTCGCGTAGCTGGGCAAGTAGTTTTTGACATGCTGATAAAAAGCTTTGCCATCAAAGTCCATATTTTCTTTTAGTTTCAGTGCTGCCATTCCAATTCTTCCCTCATGTCCTATTCAGTGAAGGTCaaagtaaaaagaagaaaaaaaccctcagaTTCCTGACATTAATCCCAAAATTCAGAGTTTTTCCTCAGTATGTCAGAAATATGCGATTAATCTCAGAattccaagaaaaaaaatccgaattctgaattttttcttagaattctggaaaaaaatattcataatATTTATGAGACATACATCACAATAATCTTGGTTAATTGAAAATTATTGCTTTTAGTATCATTATTACCTGGCACCTTCACACCATAAACATTAGCCTCTTCAATAAAGTCAACTGTGAGCAGGTGGTCAGCCACCTCTGTGGTTGCCACATTTTCTCCTTTCCACCTGTAACAGATATAATACCACAGTGTCCGTAATTCTGAAATGATATATCCCAAACTGAgggttttactgtttttctacatCTTCTTCTGCTGTAGAAACCTTTCTATAGCTTTCTAGCTATAGAAACACTAGCTTCACAGACAGTGTTACATCTATGTCAGTTTTTTAGAGCAGAATaaagtgtttcatgtctgcTTTAAGACAAAAAACACTCTCTGGTACTCCTTGTCCTGACCTTTCACCCGGATTGTCAAATTCATTTAATGTTTCACAGACCTGAAAGTGTCTCCAATGCGGTCTTGAAAGAAGATGAATCCCTCGTCGTCAATCTTTACAAGGTCGCCACTGTTAAAGTACATGTCGCCCTTCTCGAACACATCTCTTAGCTTCTTCTTGTCTGTCTGCTGCTTATCCTTGGCATAGCCACTGAAGGGTGTTCTTTTTCCAATCTTTGCCACAAGCAGACCAGTTTCTCCTGCGAGTAAAAGTAACAGTATACGTTTAAGTAGTAGCTTAAAAGTCAAGACGGCACCTTAAGAGACAGGCTCACCTCTTGGGACTTCAATACAAAATCctctagagcaggggtccccaatctcagtccacgagggccggtgtccctgcaggttttagatctcaccctgggccaacacacctgaatcacatgattagctcattaccaggcctctggagaacttcaagacatgttgaggaggtaatttatccatttaaatcggctgtgatggatcaaggacacatctaaaacctgcagggacaccggccctcgtggactgagattggggacccctgctgtaaataaacgcactgctgATACACAGAGCACCGCGCCTGGGTCCTCCTTTCCCCACACCCCCACGGTTTACCCTGCCAAACCGTGACATTTATAGAAATAAACTGTTGCATATTGATATTTATCTGTTCCCTACCTTGTTAAAACATTGTTTATAATTATTGTGACAAATCATTAACACATTTAGTGTCTCTACATACATGaatataattaattattaatgataACAAATAGTTAAAAGTAAATTGAGCAAATTTGTTATGTCAGAAGTGTGTATCAAACTGGTCGCCCTTGAAGTAGCTCTTAGTTTCAAAAAGTTTGGTGACCCCTACGCTAACCATataagacaacacattaaataTAGACTCAAAACAcgctaaatgtcacaaatctaTGTAAtgacatgtaaatgtgttagcCATCCCTCTTTAAACGTCTTCCAACGACTATTTTCGTGTTGGCTCGAAATAGAATATCGCCCTCTGCTGGTATCGCAGCTTACTGCAACTTAATcaagaattttctttttttccataaaaACGGCCTTAAGAGAGACAAAGGGTGACGTCCACACGGTGGAGCAGCGTGTCTATTAGGGGTGCTGGGATGAGGTTGAAAATGTATTACCCTGGGTCCCTGCATTCCTGAATATGGCCGTGTTGTTAACTACAATTAACAAGTTGAATAATATTATGggacaatatatatatatatacattaaaaaaaaaatatgtatttaaaaattctattcctctgttgtttttaatactttattACTGCTACATCGAGTTCATGTGACACCTCCCcagccaaaaaaagaagaaaaaaagaaggaaaaacgtAAGAAAGAGACTCACAAATCTCAGCAGGCAATGGGGGGTTATGTCGGTCCATTTTAACCCCTCGAACTCTGAAACTCGTTCAAAGTTCAGGAGGCGTAAACTGAAATGATCCAACAGCTGGAGTCCGTTGAAAGGTGGTTGTATGGATGCAGCAGCAGGTCTGACATATtcgtcttttttttaaaaaacaaaaatgcttgCATATATTTTGTGCACCGCGTTGGCAGTCTTGCCTTTAATGATTTACTTCCGGAATCCTTATTTTTTGAAAGATTTAA from the Oreochromis niloticus isolate F11D_XX linkage group LG1, O_niloticus_UMD_NMBU, whole genome shotgun sequence genome contains:
- the LOC109201153 gene encoding very long-chain acyl-CoA synthetase — its product is MYFNSGDLVKIDDEGFIFFQDRIGDTFRWKGENVATTEVADHLLTVDFIEEANVYGVKVPGHEGRIGMAALKLKENMDFDGKAFYQHVKNYLPSYARPRFVRIQDALVVTSTFKQMKAKLAEEGFNPALIKDPLFYLEDNKGYIPMTQEIFNCIEQGRLRL